A stretch of the Candidatus Neomarinimicrobiota bacterium genome encodes the following:
- a CDS encoding outer membrane lipoprotein-sorting protein: protein MRYLILALSLLLIFPAMGLAQMPDGNDILRQIDENQSAENMIATSTMVIHGRRASRSVTAKSWIQGTEKSFTEYLSPPREAGTKMLKLEDELWMYSPQTDRTIRIAGHMLRQSVMGSDLSYEDMMEDPKLENMYTAEVVGEEMFNDRDCWVLELTATKEDIAYHSRKIWVDKERMLPLKENRYAKSGKLLKTAEIHEVMREDSRWYPKRMTFKDALSQGEGTEYIIESIEFNADIPEYIFTKASLRR from the coding sequence ATGAGATATCTGATACTTGCACTATCACTGTTATTAATATTCCCAGCGATGGGTTTGGCGCAGATGCCTGACGGAAATGACATCCTCCGGCAGATCGATGAAAATCAGTCTGCGGAGAACATGATCGCGACCTCGACTATGGTCATCCACGGGCGGCGCGCCAGCCGGTCGGTTACCGCCAAATCCTGGATCCAGGGGACGGAGAAGTCGTTCACCGAATATCTGTCGCCGCCCAGGGAGGCGGGCACCAAGATGCTGAAGCTGGAGGACGAGCTCTGGATGTACTCACCGCAGACCGACCGCACCATCCGCATCGCCGGACACATGCTCCGGCAGTCGGTCATGGGCTCGGATCTCTCCTACGAGGATATGATGGAAGATCCGAAGCTGGAGAACATGTACACCGCGGAAGTGGTCGGTGAGGAGATGTTCAATGATCGCGACTGCTGGGTGCTGGAACTGACGGCCACGAAAGAGGATATCGCCTATCACAGCCGCAAAATATGGGTGGACAAAGAACGGATGTTGCCGCTTAAGGAAAACCGCTACGCCAAGAGCGGCAAGTTGTTGAAAACCGCCGAAATCCACGAGGTTATGCGGGAAGACAGTCGGTGGTATCCGAAGAGAATGACCTTCAAAGATGCGCTCTCCCAGGGCGAGGGAACGGAATACATCATCGAATCCATTGAGTTCAACGCGGATATACCGGAGTATATTTTTACGAAGGCGTCGTTGAGAAGGTGA
- a CDS encoding FtsX-like permease family protein, whose product LQEQLGNEFPEIRWTPRITFGGLIDIPDENGETRSQGPAAGMAVDLLNPSSGEVERLDIRNSLVQGRLPEEPFEILVSENFARKLEINLGNQATLISSGMYGGMAMQNFEVVGTVHFGVQAMDRGGLIADISGIQAALNMDDGAGEILGFFKDGRYEEKRADAVVQKFESLPVSGDGEFAPTIMKLSEQNDLGTMLQMMDYISGVIVGIFVFVMSIVLWNTGLMGTLRRYGEYGVRLAIGEDKGHIYRTMIAESVMIGFVGSVIGTALGLAASYYMQAHGVNIEEMMSSSNMLMPNVIRARVTVTSYYIGFFPGFLATTLGSMIAGLGIYKRETASLFKELEVQ is encoded by the coding sequence TTTGCAGGAACAGCTCGGAAATGAGTTTCCGGAGATCCGGTGGACGCCACGGATCACGTTTGGCGGGCTCATCGATATTCCGGACGAGAATGGCGAAACCCGCTCCCAGGGGCCTGCGGCAGGCATGGCGGTGGATCTGTTGAATCCGTCCAGCGGAGAGGTTGAGCGTTTGGATATCCGCAATTCACTGGTGCAGGGACGTCTTCCGGAGGAGCCGTTCGAGATCCTGGTGAGTGAGAATTTTGCCCGGAAGCTGGAAATCAATCTCGGCAACCAGGCGACGCTCATCAGCTCCGGCATGTACGGAGGTATGGCTATGCAGAATTTCGAGGTAGTGGGCACGGTCCATTTCGGCGTGCAGGCTATGGATCGCGGCGGATTAATCGCCGATATCAGTGGCATTCAGGCGGCCTTGAACATGGATGACGGCGCCGGGGAGATCCTGGGATTTTTCAAGGACGGCAGATACGAGGAAAAACGTGCCGATGCCGTGGTACAAAAATTTGAATCACTTCCGGTTTCCGGCGATGGCGAGTTCGCCCCGACAATTATGAAACTCAGCGAACAGAATGACCTGGGCACGATGCTCCAGATGATGGATTATATCTCCGGTGTCATCGTTGGAATTTTTGTGTTCGTTATGTCCATCGTTCTCTGGAATACCGGCCTGATGGGGACGCTACGCCGGTACGGCGAATACGGTGTTCGCCTGGCTATCGGCGAGGACAAGGGGCACATTTACCGCACCATGATCGCCGAATCGGTGATGATAGGCTTCGTCGGTTCGGTCATCGGCACCGCCCTGGGACTGGCGGCTTCGTATTATATGCAGGCCCACGGAGTCAACATAGAGGAGATGATGAGCAGCTCCAACATGCTCATGCCGAACGTTATCAGAGCCAGGGTGACGGTGACCAGCTATTACATCGGGTTTTTCCCGGGATTTCTGGCGACAACACTCGGGTCCATGATTGCCGGACTCGGCATCTATAAACGTGAAACCGCTTCACTCTTTAAAGAACTGGAAGTCCAATGA